The Metabacillus schmidteae genome has a segment encoding these proteins:
- the priA gene encoding primosomal protein N' has translation MKYASVIVDVPAMQTDRAFDYKIPLDWQDFLTPGMRVIVPFGPRKVQGFVVETKNTSEFDRLKAISECLDLTPCLTPELLEVGHWLTEKTLCFKISAFQAMLPAAMKAKYEKVVTLTSDQILGDISEQLQPFFNKKSQVAIKELEQAVPLRTIQKEIENGNLELIYKVKQKGQKKKIRMVKLNSSPEQLAEQMEALNANAKKQLEVLRYLKENNISYISVVDLLAGTNASDASIKALISKGILVEEYKEVYRDPYQDRYFEKTKPLSLNSEQQHAIAPILSSVENNEHHVFLMYGVTGSGKTEVYLQSIEAVLKNGKEAIVLVPEISLTPQMVNRFKGRFGSKVAVLHSGLSTGEKYDEWRKIQRKEVQLVVGARSAIFAPFENLGMIIIDEEHESSYKQEENPRYHARDVAIYRAKFHQCPVVLGSATPTLETFARAQKDVYKLLTLKERVNKRSMPSVEIIDMREELRSGNRTMFSTSLIEKLTDRLEKNEQSVLFLNKRGYSSFVMCRDCGFVIQCPHCDISLTYHRFGQQLKCHYCGHEESMPNVCPECQSEHIRFFGTGTQRVEEELLKVLPEARIIRMDVDTTGRKGAHEKLLTKFGNKEADILLGTQMIAKGLDFPDVTLVGVLTADTMLHLPDFRAAEKTFQLMTQVSGRAGRHELPGEVIIQTYTPENYSIQLASKYDYDSFYEHEMFLRKSHGYPPYFFLALVTVSHPEITKVVSVTDKIVQFLRRNVSNETKILGPVASPIPRINDRYRYQCMVKYKREKNLHEILRKIIEHFQQEMSSNDLMITIDLSPNTMM, from the coding sequence ATGAAGTATGCTAGTGTCATTGTTGATGTACCGGCTATGCAGACTGACAGGGCATTTGACTATAAAATCCCTTTGGATTGGCAGGACTTTTTAACACCAGGTATGCGGGTTATCGTTCCTTTTGGTCCCAGAAAAGTACAAGGGTTTGTTGTTGAAACGAAGAATACTTCTGAATTTGACCGATTAAAAGCAATCTCCGAATGCTTGGATTTAACCCCATGTCTCACCCCTGAGTTATTAGAAGTTGGACACTGGTTAACTGAAAAAACCTTATGTTTTAAAATTTCAGCTTTTCAGGCAATGCTCCCTGCAGCAATGAAAGCAAAATATGAAAAAGTCGTAACTCTTACATCTGATCAAATCCTAGGGGATATTTCCGAACAACTTCAACCCTTCTTTAACAAAAAAAGTCAAGTTGCCATAAAAGAGCTTGAACAAGCTGTTCCACTCCGAACAATTCAAAAGGAAATTGAAAATGGAAATCTGGAATTGATATATAAGGTGAAGCAAAAAGGGCAAAAGAAGAAAATTAGAATGGTGAAACTGAATTCCTCACCAGAGCAATTAGCTGAGCAAATGGAAGCATTAAATGCGAATGCAAAGAAACAACTAGAGGTACTTAGGTATTTAAAAGAGAATAATATTAGTTACATTTCTGTCGTTGATTTATTAGCGGGAACAAATGCATCAGATGCATCAATTAAGGCTTTGATTTCCAAAGGTATACTTGTTGAAGAATACAAAGAAGTATATCGAGATCCTTATCAAGATCGATATTTTGAGAAAACAAAACCTTTGTCATTGAATAGTGAACAACAGCACGCAATAGCACCCATCCTATCATCGGTTGAAAATAATGAACACCATGTTTTTCTCATGTATGGGGTAACAGGTAGTGGAAAAACAGAGGTATATCTTCAATCGATCGAAGCTGTATTAAAAAATGGGAAGGAAGCAATTGTTTTAGTACCTGAAATTTCGCTAACGCCACAGATGGTCAATCGGTTTAAGGGACGATTTGGTTCAAAGGTTGCGGTTCTTCACAGCGGATTGTCAACAGGTGAAAAATATGATGAATGGAGAAAGATTCAACGAAAAGAAGTGCAATTAGTAGTTGGAGCAAGATCGGCCATATTTGCTCCATTCGAAAATTTAGGGATGATTATCATAGATGAAGAGCATGAATCTAGTTATAAACAAGAAGAAAATCCCCGTTACCATGCTAGAGATGTAGCTATTTACAGAGCTAAATTTCATCAATGTCCTGTAGTATTAGGCAGTGCTACTCCCACATTAGAAACATTTGCACGGGCTCAAAAAGATGTTTACAAGCTTTTAACATTAAAAGAACGCGTGAATAAAAGGTCAATGCCTTCGGTTGAAATCATCGACATGAGGGAAGAGCTTAGAAGTGGTAACAGGACGATGTTTTCAACTAGCTTAATTGAAAAGTTAACAGATCGATTAGAGAAAAATGAACAATCGGTTTTGTTTTTGAATAAACGCGGATACTCTTCCTTTGTTATGTGCAGGGACTGCGGGTTTGTTATTCAATGCCCTCATTGTGATATTTCATTGACCTATCATCGTTTCGGTCAACAGCTAAAATGCCATTATTGCGGTCATGAAGAATCAATGCCAAATGTTTGTCCGGAATGTCAAAGTGAACACATTCGTTTCTTTGGAACTGGAACACAACGGGTTGAAGAGGAATTATTAAAAGTATTGCCAGAGGCTAGAATTATCAGAATGGATGTTGACACGACAGGCCGAAAAGGGGCCCACGAAAAGTTATTAACAAAGTTTGGAAATAAAGAAGCTGATATTTTACTTGGAACACAGATGATTGCAAAAGGTCTGGACTTCCCGGATGTAACGTTAGTCGGTGTTTTAACTGCAGATACAATGCTGCATTTGCCTGATTTTAGAGCAGCTGAAAAAACGTTTCAACTAATGACACAAGTAAGCGGTAGAGCGGGTAGACATGAACTTCCTGGAGAAGTAATTATTCAAACCTATACACCCGAAAACTATAGTATTCAATTGGCAAGTAAATATGATTATGATTCCTTCTATGAGCATGAAATGTTTTTAAGGAAGTCACATGGATACCCACCCTATTTCTTTCTTGCCCTAGTGACAGTTTCCCATCCCGAAATAACTAAAGTGGTGTCAGTGACTGACAAAATTGTACAGTTTTTAAGAAGAAATGTTTCAAATGAAACAAAGATTCTGGGACCAGTCGCGTCTCCTATACCTCGTATCAATGATAGATATCGCTACCAATGCATGGTAAAATACAAACGGGAAAAAAACTTACATGAAATACTAAGAAAAATTATCGAACATTTTCAGCAGGAAATGAGTTCAAATGATTTGATGATTACCATTGATTTAAGTCCAAATACAATGATGTAG
- the def gene encoding peptide deformylase → MAVKPIVMYPAQVLEVPCEKVSVFDKKLSKLLADMYDTMIENDGVGLAAPQIGLSKQIAIVDIDDHHGTIELINPVILEQRGKQTGPEGCLSFPGLYGDVSRSDYIKVRTYNRKGKMRIIEAEGFLARAIQHEIDHLEGILFTSKVERYITEDELEGMEG, encoded by the coding sequence TTGGCAGTAAAACCCATTGTAATGTACCCGGCACAAGTTTTGGAAGTGCCGTGTGAAAAGGTCAGTGTATTTGATAAAAAGCTTTCAAAGCTTTTAGCAGACATGTATGATACTATGATTGAAAATGATGGTGTAGGATTAGCAGCTCCACAAATAGGACTATCTAAGCAAATCGCTATTGTTGATATTGATGATCATCACGGAACGATTGAGTTAATTAATCCTGTTATACTAGAGCAACGTGGGAAACAAACTGGCCCGGAAGGTTGTTTAAGCTTTCCAGGCCTATATGGTGATGTAAGCAGGTCTGATTATATAAAGGTTAGAACTTATAATCGAAAAGGAAAAATGAGAATAATAGAAGCTGAAGGTTTTCTTGCTCGGGCAATTCAGCATGAAATAGATCATTTAGAAGGTATTCTTTTTACATCAAAGGTAGAAAGATACATAACGGAAGATGAATTAGAAGGCATGGAAGGATGA
- the fmt gene encoding methionyl-tRNA formyltransferase, with product MTKIVFMGTPDFSVPILRSLIEEGYNIVGVVTQPDRPKGRKKILTPPPVKVEAEKHNLKVLQPEKIRHEVEDVLALDPDLIITAAFGQILPKELLEAPKHGCINVHASLLPELRGGAPIHYSILQGKTKTGITIMYMAEKLDAGDILTQIEVEINERDTVGTLHDKLSAAGVKLLSETVPPLLEGTITPEKQDETKATFASNIKREQEHIDWSKTGEEIYNQIRGLNPWPVAFTTYHNQLIKIWWGEKLQSNQDTLPGTIIGFDEDGIIVSTGNQTAIKITELQPSGKKKMTGEEFLRGTTMNVGERLGDENEKTDDRT from the coding sequence ATGACTAAGATTGTTTTTATGGGAACACCTGATTTTTCCGTTCCAATTTTGCGAAGTCTCATTGAGGAAGGCTATAACATTGTAGGGGTTGTCACACAACCTGATCGTCCAAAAGGGAGAAAAAAGATCTTAACACCACCACCTGTTAAGGTAGAAGCTGAAAAGCACAATTTAAAAGTGTTACAACCAGAAAAAATTCGACACGAAGTTGAAGATGTTTTAGCATTAGACCCTGATCTTATTATTACAGCAGCATTTGGCCAAATACTACCTAAAGAGTTGTTGGAAGCTCCCAAACATGGATGTATAAATGTACATGCTTCTCTCTTACCCGAACTAAGAGGAGGTGCACCTATTCATTATTCTATTCTTCAAGGGAAGACTAAGACAGGTATTACAATTATGTATATGGCTGAAAAGCTTGATGCAGGTGATATTCTTACTCAAATTGAAGTTGAAATTAATGAAAGAGATACTGTTGGCACATTACATGATAAGTTAAGTGCAGCAGGAGTAAAATTATTATCAGAAACAGTGCCCCCTTTATTAGAAGGTACTATAACACCGGAGAAACAAGATGAAACTAAAGCAACCTTTGCTTCCAATATAAAAAGGGAACAAGAACACATCGATTGGTCTAAGACAGGTGAAGAAATATATAACCAAATAAGAGGTTTGAATCCTTGGCCTGTAGCATTTACAACTTATCACAACCAATTGATAAAAATCTGGTGGGGAGAAAAATTACAAAGCAATCAAGATACTCTTCCAGGGACAATTATAGGCTTTGATGAGGATGGAATTATTGTTTCAACAGGTAATCAAACTGCCATCAAAATTACAGAACTTCAACCTTCAGGTAAAAAGAAGATGACTGGAGAGGAATTCCTGCGAGGTACAACCATGAATGTGGGTGAAAGATTAGGCGATGAAAATGAAAAAACAGATGACCGTACGTGA
- the rsmB gene encoding 16S rRNA (cytosine(967)-C(5))-methyltransferase RsmB: protein MKKQMTVRDVAVEILLQIEKNQAYSNLLLNSMIKKHQVNSKDISLLTEIVYGTLQRRDTLDFYLEAFLKKAKKIEPWVRVLLRISVYQMVYLDRVPERAIFFEAVEIAKKRGHKGISSFVNGVLRTVQREGIPDINQITDPVEKLSIKTSHPRWLVQKWIKQFGYEDAEKMCESNLMPPSQTARVNQMKKSVEEIMDELQSKDISVEHGDLAVDAIKGKKGNLALTEEFAGGFLTIQDESSMLVAQALNPKENETILDSCAAPGGKSTHIAELMKGTGTVHSLDLHEHKVKLINQQADRLGLKNIQAETLDSRLAGERFTKESFDRILVDAPCSGFGVIRRKPDIKYTKSQQDVLKLAELQKKILTSVAPLLKPNGVLVYSTCTVDEEENRSVVEAFLSEHPNFERDEAAIKNFPEKLQSYVHDGEVQLLPHYFGTDGFYIACLRKKG, encoded by the coding sequence ATGAAAAAACAGATGACCGTACGTGACGTTGCAGTAGAAATATTATTACAAATAGAAAAAAACCAAGCTTATAGTAACTTGTTGTTAAATTCGATGATAAAAAAACATCAGGTAAATTCAAAAGACATCTCTCTTTTAACAGAAATTGTGTATGGTACATTACAAAGAAGAGATACACTTGATTTTTATTTAGAAGCTTTTTTAAAAAAGGCAAAAAAAATAGAGCCATGGGTTAGAGTGTTGCTGAGAATTTCAGTCTATCAAATGGTGTACTTAGATCGGGTTCCGGAGCGTGCCATTTTCTTCGAAGCAGTCGAAATTGCTAAAAAAAGGGGCCACAAAGGAATATCTTCCTTTGTAAATGGAGTATTAAGAACTGTTCAGCGGGAAGGTATTCCAGATATTAACCAAATTACAGATCCTGTTGAAAAACTTTCAATTAAAACAAGTCACCCACGATGGCTTGTTCAAAAATGGATCAAACAATTTGGTTATGAAGATGCGGAAAAAATGTGTGAGTCAAATTTAATGCCACCCTCACAAACTGCTCGCGTTAATCAAATGAAAAAATCAGTTGAAGAAATTATGGATGAATTACAAAGCAAAGATATAAGCGTAGAGCATGGTGATTTAGCGGTCGATGCGATAAAAGGAAAGAAGGGAAATCTTGCATTAACCGAGGAATTTGCTGGAGGATTTCTAACAATTCAAGATGAAAGTTCAATGTTAGTCGCTCAAGCCCTTAATCCGAAAGAAAATGAGACCATATTAGATTCCTGTGCTGCACCAGGTGGGAAATCTACTCATATTGCGGAATTAATGAAAGGTACCGGTACGGTCCATTCTCTTGACCTACATGAGCATAAAGTGAAGCTCATTAATCAGCAAGCTGATCGCCTAGGTTTAAAAAATATTCAAGCAGAAACACTAGATAGCAGGTTAGCAGGAGAAAGATTTACAAAAGAAAGCTTTGATCGAATATTAGTAGATGCACCATGCTCAGGTTTTGGTGTCATACGTAGAAAACCTGATATTAAATATACAAAATCACAACAAGATGTTCTTAAGCTTGCAGAATTACAAAAGAAAATATTAACATCAGTTGCACCTTTATTAAAACCTAATGGTGTGTTAGTTTATAGTACATGTACTGTAGATGAAGAGGAAAATCGTAGTGTTGTTGAAGCATTTTTAAGTGAACATCCAAATTTTGAACGTGATGAAGCAGCAATCAAAAATTTTCCGGAAAAACTACAATCTTATGTACATGATGGTGAAGTACAATTACTCCCACATTACTTTGGAACGGACGGTTTCTATATAGCATGTTTACGAAAGAAGGGTTAA
- the rlmN gene encoding 23S rRNA (adenine(2503)-C(2))-methyltransferase RlmN, with translation MEQVNASRTKKNNTETESKPSIYSLELHELETWLKEQGEKAFRANQIFDWLYTKRAASFEDMSNLSKSLRTLLSEHFTLTTLKTIIQQTSKDGTIKFLFELHDGYSIETVLMRHDYGNSVCVTTQVGCRIGCTFCASTLGGLKRNLEAGEIVAQVVKVQQALDEFEERVSHVVIMGIGEPFDNYDEMMSFLKIINHDKGLNIGARHITVSTSGIIPKIYKFADEKLQINFAISLHAPNSELRSKLMPINRAYKLPDLIEAVKYYVNKTGRRVSFEYGLFGGENDQVEHAEELAKLVKGLKCHINLIPVNYVPERNYVRTPKEQITLFEDTLKKHGVNVTTRREQGHDIDAACGQLRAKERKEETR, from the coding sequence ATGGAACAGGTAAACGCATCAAGAACAAAAAAGAACAACACGGAGACGGAAAGCAAGCCCTCCATTTATTCATTAGAGCTGCATGAGCTGGAGACTTGGCTAAAGGAACAGGGTGAAAAGGCTTTTCGTGCCAATCAAATTTTTGATTGGCTCTATACAAAACGTGCCGCAAGCTTTGAAGATATGTCTAATTTATCAAAAAGTCTTCGCACACTCTTAAGCGAGCATTTCACATTAACGACATTAAAGACAATTATTCAACAAACATCTAAAGATGGCACAATTAAATTTCTTTTTGAACTTCATGATGGATATTCGATTGAAACTGTATTAATGAGACATGATTATGGCAATTCTGTATGTGTAACGACACAGGTTGGCTGTAGAATTGGTTGTACATTTTGTGCATCCACATTAGGTGGATTAAAAAGAAACCTGGAAGCAGGCGAAATTGTAGCACAAGTCGTAAAAGTACAGCAAGCACTTGATGAATTTGAGGAACGGGTTAGTCATGTTGTCATAATGGGGATCGGTGAACCGTTTGATAACTATGATGAAATGATGTCTTTCTTGAAAATCATTAACCATGATAAAGGTTTAAATATTGGAGCAAGACATATTACTGTATCAACTAGCGGAATTATTCCAAAAATCTATAAATTTGCAGATGAAAAGCTGCAAATTAATTTTGCGATTTCTTTGCATGCTCCAAATTCAGAGTTAAGATCAAAGCTCATGCCTATTAATAGAGCTTATAAGCTTCCAGACTTAATAGAAGCAGTTAAATACTATGTAAATAAAACAGGTAGACGTGTTAGTTTTGAGTATGGTTTATTCGGCGGTGAAAATGACCAAGTTGAGCATGCTGAAGAGCTTGCTAAGCTTGTAAAAGGTTTAAAATGTCATATTAACCTAATTCCTGTGAACTATGTACCTGAAAGAAACTATGTGCGTACACCAAAAGAACAAATTACATTATTTGAAGATACGCTTAAAAAGCACGGTGTAAATGTCACAACAAGAAGAGAGCAAGGACATGATATTGACGCAGCGTGTGGACAACTTCGAGCTAAGGAGCGTAAAGAGGAGACGAGGTAA
- a CDS encoding Stp1/IreP family PP2C-type Ser/Thr phosphatase, which yields MDHVFLSDRGKVRQHNEDSVGVFENKAGILAIVADGMGGHLAGDVASQMTISTFKSLWEDEPAINGPSDAEDWLLKKVAEVNEAVYEHSLSHPECQGMGTTIVTALVTNTFATIGHIGDSRCYLLNNSGFNQITQDHSLVNELVKSGQISKEDAEYHPRKNVLLRALGTEQNVEIDLKTIEMEDHDVLLLCSDGLSNKVSDDILEKELSTSDDLAKTGQYLVQLANDNGGEDNISLILLKKTAHELGEDSC from the coding sequence TTGGATCATGTTTTTTTGTCAGACAGGGGAAAAGTTAGGCAACATAATGAGGATTCTGTTGGCGTTTTTGAAAATAAAGCTGGTATTTTAGCAATTGTTGCAGATGGGATGGGAGGTCATTTGGCAGGCGATGTTGCCAGTCAAATGACAATCTCAACATTTAAGTCACTATGGGAGGACGAACCGGCTATCAACGGACCTAGTGATGCAGAAGATTGGTTACTGAAAAAGGTTGCAGAAGTAAACGAAGCTGTATATGAGCACTCGTTGTCCCATCCTGAATGCCAGGGAATGGGAACAACAATCGTTACCGCACTTGTAACAAACACATTCGCTACAATTGGTCATATTGGAGACAGTCGTTGTTATCTATTAAACAATAGTGGCTTTAACCAGATTACACAAGACCACTCTCTTGTAAATGAACTGGTGAAATCCGGACAAATATCAAAAGAAGATGCTGAGTATCACCCTCGAAAAAATGTTCTATTACGAGCACTTGGGACAGAACAAAATGTTGAGATTGATTTGAAAACCATTGAGATGGAAGATCATGATGTATTATTACTATGTTCAGATGGATTATCGAATAAAGTTTCTGATGACATTTTGGAAAAAGAACTGTCAACATCTGATGATCTTGCAAAAACAGGTCAATATTTGGTTCAATTAGCTAACGATAATGGTGGGGAAGACAATATCTCTTTAATCTTGCTCAAGAAAACGGCACATGAATTAGGTGAAGACTCGTGCTAA
- the pknB gene encoding Stk1 family PASTA domain-containing Ser/Thr kinase, which translates to MLIGKRISGRYKILEVIGGGGMANVYLARDMILEREVAMKVLRFDFSNDDEFIKRFRREAQSTTSLAHPNIVSIYDVGEEDGIYYIVMEYVEGQTLKQYIQQFAPVHPRKAVSIMVQIASAIQHAHDNQIIHRDIKPHNILIDHHGIVKVTDFGIAVALSATTITQTNSVLGSVHYLSPEQARGGLANKKSDIYSIGIVFFELLTGRLPFDGESAISIALKHLQSETPSPKRWNPDIPQSIENIIIKSTAKDPFHRYNTVEELEKDLETAFDVNRISEPRFVIPDDDEATKAIPIITNENLENYKADDTIVRNPTIQHEDNVQSIDNDSNKQKKGKKVKKPKKKKSKFAIFIITTFIVIIISIIAAFFIVPEFLLPKDVEVPDVTGESYEEAVAILVEQGFEVGEEPILMTDEEIEEGHVIKTEPEANKSVKEGDLVTIYESTGKEKVLIDDYYGRSIERVKSILELKGFKNIHVTEETDETEAAGKIISQDPEVGEEVVPSETEIEFVVSTGPAKVKVENLVEKNRSEIDEYVSQYGFIPNISEENSDTVPEGKLISQEPAPGTEVVPKDTTLKLVYSSGPEAKPPQPKTVSRTVEIPYEPEQEGEELTVEISIDDTEHSISDVYKTFEITSPHVEELKFTINPGETALYQITVDDKVYSLEKIEYPKDE; encoded by the coding sequence GTGCTAATAGGTAAAAGAATTAGTGGCCGTTATAAAATTCTAGAAGTGATCGGTGGAGGCGGGATGGCAAATGTCTACCTTGCCCGAGATATGATTCTAGAGAGAGAAGTGGCAATGAAAGTATTGCGCTTTGATTTTTCTAACGATGATGAATTCATCAAGAGGTTTAGAAGAGAGGCCCAATCAACAACAAGTTTGGCTCATCCAAATATTGTGAGTATTTATGATGTTGGTGAGGAAGATGGAATTTATTACATCGTTATGGAATATGTTGAGGGTCAAACACTAAAACAATACATACAACAATTTGCACCTGTTCATCCAAGAAAAGCAGTGAGTATTATGGTTCAAATTGCCTCAGCAATTCAACATGCCCATGACAATCAAATTATCCACCGTGATATTAAACCACATAATATTTTGATTGATCACCATGGTATTGTTAAAGTAACTGACTTTGGGATTGCTGTAGCATTAAGTGCAACAACGATTACACAAACAAATTCTGTTTTAGGATCAGTTCATTATCTATCTCCAGAACAAGCAAGAGGCGGCTTAGCAAATAAAAAATCTGATATCTATTCTATTGGAATTGTCTTTTTTGAGTTACTTACTGGTAGATTACCATTTGATGGAGAGTCTGCAATTTCCATTGCTCTAAAACACCTGCAATCAGAAACTCCATCACCTAAAAGATGGAACCCTGATATTCCTCAAAGTATTGAAAATATTATCATAAAATCAACTGCTAAAGATCCTTTTCATCGATATAATACTGTCGAAGAATTAGAAAAAGACTTGGAAACAGCATTTGATGTTAATAGAATATCAGAGCCGAGGTTTGTAATTCCCGATGATGATGAGGCAACGAAAGCTATACCAATCATTACGAATGAAAACTTAGAAAATTATAAGGCTGATGATACAATTGTAAGAAATCCAACAATTCAGCACGAGGATAATGTTCAATCTATAGATAATGATTCTAACAAGCAAAAAAAAGGGAAGAAAGTAAAAAAGCCCAAAAAGAAAAAAAGTAAATTCGCTATTTTTATTATTACCACTTTTATTGTAATCATTATTTCAATTATTGCAGCATTCTTTATCGTTCCGGAATTTTTATTACCAAAGGATGTAGAAGTTCCAGATGTTACAGGAGAATCATATGAAGAGGCTGTTGCCATTTTGGTTGAGCAAGGTTTCGAGGTGGGAGAAGAACCTATTCTTATGACAGATGAAGAAATTGAAGAGGGACATGTTATTAAAACAGAACCTGAGGCAAATAAAAGTGTCAAAGAAGGCGATTTAGTCACCATCTATGAAAGTACTGGAAAAGAAAAGGTATTAATAGATGATTATTACGGTCGTTCGATTGAACGGGTCAAATCAATTCTTGAGTTAAAGGGTTTTAAAAACATCCATGTAACAGAAGAAACAGATGAAACAGAAGCAGCTGGCAAGATTATATCTCAAGATCCCGAAGTAGGTGAAGAAGTCGTACCTTCTGAAACAGAAATTGAATTTGTCGTAAGCACAGGACCTGCCAAAGTAAAAGTTGAAAACTTAGTTGAAAAAAATAGATCTGAGATAGATGAATATGTCTCTCAATATGGTTTTATACCCAATATATCAGAAGAAAATTCTGATACAGTTCCAGAAGGAAAGCTGATTTCTCAAGAACCTGCACCGGGTACTGAAGTTGTTCCGAAGGACACAACACTAAAATTAGTTTATTCATCAGGCCCTGAAGCTAAACCACCACAACCAAAAACAGTATCAAGAACTGTTGAAATACCATATGAACCCGAACAAGAAGGGGAAGAATTAACTGTAGAAATCAGTATTGATGATACTGAACATTCAATTTCTGATGTATACAAGACTTTTGAGATAACAAGTCCTCATGTGGAAGAATTAAAATTCACTATTAATCCAGGTGAGACAGCCCTTTATCAGATAACTGTTGATGATAAAGTATATTCATTGGAAAAAATTGAATATCCAAAAGATGAGTAA
- the rsgA gene encoding ribosome small subunit-dependent GTPase A gives MPHGKIVKALSGFYYVKDNEKLIQCRGRGVFRKNKITPLVGDEVEYQAENDLEGYILEVFERKNELVRPPICNVDQAILVFSAVEPDFSPTLLDRFLVLIEANDISPIIVISKVDLIPSDEVRESVESFAKDYQNAGYTVLLTSTVESTVEKDLLPYLNEHISVFAGQSGVGKSSLLNVLRPDLELKTNDISSHLGRGKHTTRHVELISVGTGFVADTPGFSSLDFTGIEVEDLSYCFPEMRTRSGDCKFRGCTHVKEPKCAVKEAVAEGEIPQYRYDHYLTFVEEIKDRKPRY, from the coding sequence ATGCCGCATGGGAAAATTGTAAAGGCTCTTAGTGGTTTTTACTATGTTAAGGATAATGAAAAATTAATTCAATGTCGTGGTAGAGGTGTATTTCGAAAGAATAAAATCACACCTCTTGTAGGCGATGAGGTCGAGTACCAAGCTGAGAATGATCTCGAAGGTTATATTTTAGAGGTTTTCGAAAGGAAAAATGAATTAGTTCGACCACCAATCTGTAATGTTGACCAAGCCATTCTAGTTTTTTCAGCTGTTGAACCTGATTTTAGTCCGACTTTGTTAGACCGTTTTCTTGTATTAATTGAAGCAAATGATATTAGTCCAATTATTGTGATAAGCAAAGTAGATCTTATTCCCTCTGATGAAGTACGAGAAAGTGTAGAGTCTTTTGCTAAGGATTATCAAAATGCAGGATATACAGTTCTTTTAACATCAACTGTAGAATCAACAGTAGAAAAAGACTTGTTACCATACCTTAACGAACATATTTCTGTATTTGCTGGACAATCAGGAGTGGGGAAATCTTCTTTATTGAACGTTTTAAGACCAGATTTGGAACTCAAAACAAATGATATCTCTTCCCATCTTGGACGTGGAAAACATACAACAAGACATGTCGAACTTATTTCAGTAGGAACTGGATTTGTAGCTGATACACCAGGGTTTAGCTCGTTAGATTTTACAGGAATTGAGGTAGAGGATCTTAGCTATTGTTTTCCGGAAATGAGGACTCGAAGTGGAGATTGTAAATTCAGAGGCTGCACACATGTAAAAGAGCCTAAATGTGCTGTAAAAGAAGCTGTAGCTGAAGGAGAAATTCCTCAGTATCGCTATGATCACTATTTAACATTTGTTGAAGAAATAAAAGATAGAAAGCCGAGGTATTAA
- the rpe gene encoding ribulose-phosphate 3-epimerase, translated as MIKIAPSILSADFAKLGEEIKDVENGGADYIHVDVMDGHFVPNITIGPLIVEAIRPVTKLPLDVHLMIEKPDLYIKEFVKAGADIITVHVEACTHLHRTLQLIKSEGVKAGVVLNPHTPVESIVHVLDNIDMVLFMTVNPGFGGQTFIPQVLPKIKQLSDLIKEKQLAIDIEVDGGVNEETAKLCVEAGANVLVAGSFIYNNPNRQQAIESLKQAVLS; from the coding sequence ATGATAAAAATTGCTCCGTCTATTTTATCAGCAGATTTTGCTAAATTAGGTGAGGAAATAAAAGATGTAGAGAATGGAGGGGCAGACTACATTCATGTTGACGTAATGGATGGGCATTTTGTGCCGAATATTACAATTGGCCCGTTAATTGTAGAAGCCATTCGTCCGGTTACAAAACTACCTTTAGATGTTCATTTAATGATTGAGAAGCCAGATTTATACATCAAAGAATTTGTGAAAGCAGGTGCTGATATTATTACTGTACATGTTGAAGCATGTACTCATTTACACCGTACACTACAATTAATAAAATCAGAGGGTGTTAAAGCAGGTGTTGTGTTAAATCCTCATACACCTGTAGAGTCAATTGTTCATGTCCTGGACAACATTGACATGGTTTTATTTATGACGGTTAATCCCGGATTTGGCGGTCAAACTTTTATCCCTCAAGTCTTACCAAAAATAAAACAACTATCAGACTTAATAAAAGAAAAACAACTTGCAATTGACATTGAAGTTGATGGTGGAGTAAATGAAGAAACTGCAAAATTATGTGTTGAAGCAGGTGCGAATGTACTTGTTGCAGGATCCTTTATCTATAACAATCCTAATCGTCAACAAGCAATTGAATCATTAAAACAAGCTGTTCTTTCTTAA